The following are encoded together in the Candidatus Tumulicola sp. genome:
- a CDS encoding D-alanyl-D-alanine carboxypeptidase encodes MIGHARFRYVAISLALAGAVGAALTPRSTVVAQDTSATAVPSNIQAVLDKARYKGGVWGLRVMDGDKVLIDLNSQRKFYIGSVRKVFSIGQLLNAVGPNHTYDTPIYRTGTIDGGGVLHGNLIVVASGDLTMGGRLNPDGTIAVSDWDHNEADGLGNAILTKPNPLAGYARLAQAIRAAGIKRVAGNVVIDDRLFKPWFFRDQFNVRPIFVNDDVVDMTIVPGGKTGATANLTSRPVSSALQIVNKLRVGAANSKDTLKIDPELPSCIGNPACASTITGSLPSDFKPPLTGKPTLVQTVRIVQPSNYARTVLIEQLRAAGVTVAAPTVQQNPVALLPAWGSYRVANRVAQLTGMRYGQDAKFVLKISYNIGADTSLVLLGTKYGANSMPAALAWERKDLAAHWNVNADQYHFIDGSGGGETTATNIAVTTMLEELAKSPAAAAFEDALPSLGVDGSLAFVKDFTKDPTLAGALAKVHAKTGTYVGAGPTGGMELKAQALGGYINTKSGRHLTFELTINNIPIKEILDITNVFQDEGTVAAILWRDY; translated from the coding sequence ATGATTGGTCATGCGCGATTTCGTTACGTAGCTATTTCGCTCGCTCTCGCTGGTGCTGTTGGTGCGGCGCTAACGCCGCGCTCGACGGTCGTTGCACAAGACACGTCTGCGACCGCCGTCCCTTCCAACATTCAGGCGGTCTTGGATAAGGCGCGCTACAAAGGCGGCGTTTGGGGACTGCGCGTGATGGACGGTGATAAGGTCCTGATCGACCTCAACTCGCAGCGCAAGTTCTACATCGGATCGGTGCGCAAAGTGTTCAGCATCGGCCAACTGCTCAACGCGGTCGGGCCGAACCATACCTACGACACGCCGATCTATCGTACCGGAACGATCGATGGCGGCGGCGTGCTGCATGGCAACCTCATCGTTGTCGCGTCCGGCGATTTAACGATGGGCGGCCGTTTGAATCCCGACGGCACGATCGCCGTTAGCGACTGGGATCACAACGAAGCCGATGGCCTCGGCAACGCCATCCTCACCAAGCCCAATCCGCTCGCGGGCTACGCGCGCCTCGCGCAGGCGATTCGAGCGGCCGGCATCAAGCGGGTCGCCGGCAACGTCGTGATCGACGACCGCCTTTTCAAACCGTGGTTCTTCCGCGATCAGTTCAACGTGCGCCCGATTTTCGTGAACGACGACGTGGTCGACATGACGATCGTTCCCGGCGGCAAGACTGGTGCGACCGCGAACCTGACCTCGCGACCGGTTTCGTCGGCGCTGCAAATCGTAAACAAGCTGCGTGTCGGAGCGGCCAACAGCAAAGACACGCTCAAGATCGATCCCGAGCTGCCGTCGTGCATCGGCAATCCCGCCTGCGCCTCGACGATTACCGGGTCGCTGCCCAGCGACTTCAAACCGCCCCTGACGGGAAAGCCGACGCTGGTGCAGACCGTGCGCATCGTGCAGCCGTCGAACTACGCGCGCACGGTGTTGATCGAACAACTTCGCGCGGCCGGCGTGACGGTCGCAGCACCGACGGTACAACAGAATCCCGTTGCGCTGCTCCCGGCGTGGGGATCGTACCGCGTCGCGAATCGCGTCGCGCAGCTCACCGGCATGCGGTACGGACAAGACGCGAAGTTCGTGTTGAAGATCAGCTACAACATCGGCGCCGACACGAGCCTGGTTCTGCTTGGAACGAAGTATGGCGCGAATTCGATGCCGGCCGCACTCGCATGGGAGCGCAAGGATTTGGCCGCGCATTGGAACGTCAACGCGGATCAATACCACTTCATCGACGGTAGCGGCGGCGGCGAAACGACCGCCACCAATATCGCGGTGACGACGATGCTCGAGGAGCTGGCGAAGAGTCCGGCTGCAGCAGCGTTCGAAGATGCGCTGCCGAGCCTGGGCGTCGATGGTTCGCTGGCCTTCGTCAAAGATTTCACGAAGGACCCGACGTTGGCCGGCGCTCTCGCAAAGGTTCACGCCAAGACCGGAACCTATGTCGGCGCGGGACCGACCGGCGGCATGGAACTGAAAGCGCAAGCGCTCGGCGGATACATCAATACGAAGAGCGGCCGCCACCTAACGTTCGAATTGACGATTAACAACATTCCCATCAAAGAGATCCTCGACATCACCAACGTGTTCCAAGATGAGGGAACGGTCGCCGCGATCCTGTGGAGAGACTACTAG
- a CDS encoding NHL repeat-containing protein, whose amino-acid sequence MLLRIKFALLAGILLGSTALTVDARGGTLRNGEQLRHSWISQKEYARAKSSGLLFVSDFGNHVVDIFAAKNPKLPIGQVQGLLSQPAALAVDKSDNLYVYDERGGYILEFKPPYTGPYVKRFSGFWGPAPSITVDSSGTLYIAASLNQVYEFPHGQTNGKGINLPVAPNGVTLDSSGNLVCTYNAAGAAGVFQLTKASRIPTNLLIPLEASSADIAFDNSGNLVVEDSDGAYINVYPPGSTKPSKTFDDGFTNPNHMVFDSSRQHLYVSDYGNNTVKVIAYPSGTVQSQLTGFVNATGVAVSPAAIP is encoded by the coding sequence ATGCTGCTTCGAATCAAATTTGCACTTCTCGCCGGCATTCTGCTCGGATCGACCGCGCTAACGGTAGACGCGCGCGGCGGCACATTGCGGAACGGCGAGCAACTCCGGCACAGCTGGATCTCGCAAAAAGAGTACGCACGAGCGAAATCGAGCGGCTTGCTGTTCGTCTCGGATTTCGGCAATCACGTCGTCGACATATTCGCAGCCAAGAACCCGAAGCTACCCATCGGCCAGGTGCAAGGGTTGTTGAGCCAACCGGCGGCGCTCGCAGTCGATAAATCCGATAATTTGTACGTCTACGATGAACGTGGGGGTTACATTCTTGAGTTTAAACCTCCGTATACGGGTCCATATGTAAAGAGGTTTTCGGGTTTTTGGGGACCAGCCCCGAGCATCACCGTCGACTCCAGCGGAACGCTGTATATCGCCGCATCGCTCAACCAAGTGTACGAGTTTCCGCACGGCCAAACGAACGGCAAGGGCATCAACCTGCCGGTAGCGCCGAACGGCGTCACGCTCGATTCGAGCGGGAACCTCGTCTGCACGTATAACGCCGCGGGCGCCGCCGGTGTATTCCAGCTAACAAAGGCTTCGCGCATTCCTACGAATTTGCTCATTCCGCTCGAGGCAAGCAGCGCCGACATTGCGTTCGACAACAGCGGCAACTTAGTCGTTGAGGACTCGGATGGAGCGTATATTAACGTCTATCCGCCGGGTTCAACGAAACCGTCCAAGACGTTCGATGACGGTTTTACAAATCCGAACCACATGGTTTTCGATTCGAGCCGGCAACATCTGTACGTTTCCGATTACGGCAATAACACGGTAAAAGTTATCGCGTATCCGTCTGGGACGGTGCAGTCACAGCTCACCGGTTTTGTTAACGCGACAGGCGTGGCCGTAAGCCCGGCTGCGATCCCGTAG
- a CDS encoding alpha/beta hydrolase, whose product MRRPLLVLALILASFISGPVVSRAAAAPAAVPRYTPTTCPKIAGIDWLDRATCGYLVVPENRSKQNGRTIQLMITKISARSAEKQPDPILYLEGGPGDIAQLEADQIIKAPFLRDRDIWLVSQRGTWSSKPALICAATNAFTQKLLGMRYYSEATERAHVAATRTCRNELIATGADLSAYNSSESADDLADLRKVLGISEWNVFANSYGTYMAQTLMRAHPEGIRSVVMDSVVPATYTVPGNWWNARYGFQNLFNACAAQTACNAAHPHLERTFTALVNKLEAHPLLPTIVDPYTKKNVPVVIDGGALIDWLRNQTYGLQTLAAAPATIGGLAAGQHDAIETVALHRAGRAPEYHPGAVALGDGLTFGVTCREDYPFATQEGLAAAGRGAFPNYPASIQREAVGSWAYVNEDCGVWNVPTAPMAMRQPVASSIPTLLISGTFDTLTSLAWAKAAATRLSHSTIISIPGVGHSVSAWSPCARAVVDSFYAAPDREPDTSCVDKLKPAPFTLTVGEKS is encoded by the coding sequence TTGCGCCGGCCTCTGCTCGTATTGGCTCTCATCCTCGCATCGTTCATCTCGGGACCGGTCGTTTCGCGCGCTGCGGCGGCACCCGCAGCGGTCCCGCGCTACACGCCTACAACGTGCCCAAAAATTGCGGGCATAGATTGGCTCGATCGTGCGACATGCGGCTATCTCGTAGTGCCCGAGAACCGCTCGAAGCAGAACGGCCGTACGATCCAACTCATGATTACAAAAATCAGCGCTCGCTCGGCGGAAAAACAACCGGACCCGATTCTCTATCTCGAAGGCGGACCGGGCGACATCGCCCAGCTCGAGGCAGACCAGATTATCAAAGCGCCCTTTCTCCGCGACCGCGACATTTGGCTCGTGAGTCAGCGCGGCACGTGGTCGTCGAAGCCGGCGCTGATCTGTGCGGCGACGAACGCCTTTACCCAAAAGCTTCTTGGCATGCGCTACTATTCGGAGGCGACAGAGCGTGCGCATGTCGCTGCGACGCGAACCTGTCGCAACGAGCTTATCGCGACCGGCGCGGATCTCAGCGCGTATAATTCGAGCGAAAGCGCCGACGATCTCGCCGACCTGCGCAAAGTGCTCGGCATTTCTGAGTGGAACGTATTCGCGAATTCCTACGGCACGTACATGGCGCAAACGCTCATGCGCGCGCACCCCGAGGGCATCCGCAGCGTCGTCATGGATTCGGTCGTGCCAGCAACCTACACGGTTCCCGGAAACTGGTGGAATGCGCGCTACGGCTTCCAGAATCTCTTCAACGCCTGCGCTGCGCAGACCGCGTGCAATGCGGCCCATCCGCATCTCGAACGAACGTTTACTGCACTGGTGAACAAGCTCGAAGCACATCCACTCCTGCCAACCATCGTCGACCCTTACACAAAGAAGAACGTCCCCGTCGTGATCGACGGCGGTGCGCTCATCGACTGGTTGCGCAACCAAACCTACGGTTTGCAAACGCTTGCGGCCGCGCCCGCTACGATTGGTGGTCTGGCTGCCGGGCAGCACGATGCAATCGAAACGGTCGCGCTGCATCGGGCGGGTCGAGCGCCGGAGTATCATCCGGGTGCCGTCGCACTCGGCGACGGGTTAACATTCGGCGTTACGTGCCGTGAAGACTATCCGTTCGCGACGCAAGAGGGGCTCGCGGCCGCCGGGCGAGGCGCGTTCCCCAACTACCCTGCGTCAATCCAACGTGAAGCTGTCGGCAGTTGGGCGTACGTCAATGAAGACTGCGGCGTATGGAACGTGCCGACGGCACCGATGGCGATGCGCCAACCTGTCGCGAGCAGTATTCCGACGCTGCTCATTTCCGGAACGTTCGACACGTTGACGTCGCTAGCGTGGGCAAAGGCCGCGGCAACGCGGTTATCGCACTCGACGATCATCAGCATACCAGGCGTCGGGCACTCCGTCTCCGCCTGGTCGCCGTGCGCCCGCGCGGTTGTTGATTCGTTCTACGCCGCTCCGGATCGCGAGCCCGACACATCGTGCGTGGACAAATTGAAACCGGCTCCCTTCACCTTAACCGTTGGCGAAAAATCGTAA
- a CDS encoding aspartyl protease family protein: MLALIAAATISCNPGVLFSQVAAATGGAAWKSVGEVSAVGNLRSSGLNGTAAFHDDMRGGRYTNRQTLSVAGETLEVYDGQTDWVRDISGGVHAYDAWYPRALAVTQAYLTRRAYLASNPQGTFSCVGTGSSGSDTTQLVRVQPPGAIPATLAINNRTHLVESIAIRAPIETDITTFADYRQVGRLVLPFAISHASSFEPENGDRTDVTRYTVSVNATASDFQKPREIDNARTLANANSTTVPVALEGRQLLVWASINGRAPMPFILDTGGHAILDTAAAKILGVRGFGAGVSGGAGSGTIGLQYARVRSMRIGNAELLDQPMLVIPYPYDFYERGKRVPLAGILGLEWFERYAARIDYAKRNLTLTPLANFTFRGAATRVPIRFQQDMPLANAAADGNNGWFGVDTGNAGLLILYGDYLRRTGLFAKYTPGATIKGSGTGGSNSGTIQTLSSFGIGGSNIRSLKADFTQMKTGSFSSWTEAGDLGLTVLSHFTPTFDYANGTLYLEPVAHPLDIPPNRSGIAFTKNQSSTIDVEAVRPNSPATVAGIVAGDTITAVNGRSASEFSSADFLDLVTAPAGSVVRLTIRRGANTRAVELTLRHP; the protein is encoded by the coding sequence ATGCTTGCCCTGATCGCCGCTGCCACGATCTCGTGTAATCCGGGAGTCCTGTTCTCGCAGGTCGCCGCCGCGACGGGCGGCGCAGCGTGGAAATCCGTCGGGGAAGTCTCGGCAGTCGGGAACCTGCGCAGCTCGGGCCTGAACGGCACAGCCGCGTTCCACGACGACATGCGGGGTGGCCGATATACGAATCGTCAGACGTTGTCCGTCGCGGGTGAAACGCTCGAAGTGTACGACGGGCAAACCGACTGGGTCCGCGACATCTCCGGCGGCGTGCACGCCTATGATGCGTGGTATCCGCGCGCGCTCGCAGTGACACAAGCCTACCTCACGCGGCGCGCATATCTCGCTTCTAACCCGCAGGGGACGTTTTCGTGCGTCGGCACCGGATCGAGCGGCAGCGACACGACCCAACTCGTGCGAGTGCAGCCGCCTGGCGCTATTCCGGCCACACTGGCAATCAACAACCGAACGCATCTCGTCGAGTCGATCGCGATCCGAGCGCCGATCGAGACCGATATCACGACGTTCGCCGATTATCGTCAGGTCGGCCGGCTGGTGCTGCCGTTTGCGATCTCCCACGCAAGCTCGTTCGAACCAGAAAACGGCGATCGTACCGACGTAACGCGCTACACGGTCAGCGTCAACGCAACCGCGTCCGACTTTCAAAAACCGCGTGAAATCGATAACGCGAGAACGCTCGCGAATGCAAATTCAACTACGGTGCCAGTGGCACTCGAAGGCCGCCAACTGCTCGTTTGGGCGTCGATCAACGGCCGCGCGCCGATGCCGTTTATCCTCGACACCGGTGGTCACGCGATTCTCGATACCGCTGCAGCCAAAATTCTCGGCGTGCGGGGCTTCGGCGCGGGCGTCAGCGGAGGCGCGGGCTCCGGAACGATCGGACTGCAATATGCGCGCGTTCGTAGCATGCGCATCGGCAACGCAGAGCTACTCGACCAACCGATGTTGGTGATTCCGTACCCGTACGATTTCTACGAGCGCGGCAAGCGCGTTCCGCTCGCCGGAATACTCGGGCTTGAGTGGTTCGAACGCTATGCGGCTCGTATCGACTACGCCAAGCGCAATCTTACGCTGACGCCACTTGCGAATTTCACGTTCCGCGGAGCGGCGACTCGTGTACCCATTCGCTTCCAACAAGACATGCCGTTGGCGAATGCGGCTGCTGATGGCAACAATGGATGGTTCGGCGTCGACACCGGCAACGCCGGACTGCTGATCCTGTACGGCGATTATCTGCGGCGAACCGGACTGTTTGCGAAATACACGCCCGGTGCGACGATCAAGGGGAGCGGCACGGGCGGCTCCAACAGCGGCACGATTCAAACGCTGTCCAGTTTCGGAATTGGCGGCAGCAATATCCGCAGTCTCAAAGCGGACTTCACGCAGATGAAGACCGGCTCGTTTTCGTCGTGGACGGAGGCCGGCGATCTCGGTCTGACGGTGCTCTCGCACTTCACACCGACGTTCGATTATGCGAATGGGACGCTGTATCTCGAACCGGTGGCGCACCCGCTCGACATCCCGCCGAACCGCTCAGGAATCGCATTTACGAAGAATCAGTCGAGCACGATCGACGTCGAAGCGGTTCGCCCGAACTCGCCCGCCACAGTGGCCGGAATCGTGGCTGGCGATACAATCACGGCAGTCAACGGCAGAAGCGCGAGCGAATTCTCAAGCGCAGATTTTCTCGACCTCGTCACCGCGCCAGCGGGAAGTGTCGTTCGGCTGACCATTCGGCGCGGTGCGAACACTCGCGCGGTCGAACTAACGTTGCGCCACCCCTGA